AATAGGTTTATATTTTGCAATAAGGGGGATTTAATGATTACTTTAGGACTTGTATTTTTATCAGCAAAATACAATTTAGAATTTGAACTTTTATATCTTGGAACATTTATTTTAGATGGCTGTGTAATAGACGGAATAGTTGAAATTATAAAAACTATTATTAAATAAAAAAGGTGGATTAAATGCAGTATGTAATTGACATAGATAGAGAGAATAATCATATAAAGGTTTTAGTTCCCTCAGCAAAAGGAACTATTACAGAAGAAAAAGTAAAAAATTTCTTTGGAGTTCTTAAACAATCTACATGGGAAGTTGAGCCTGTACAAAGATTATCTTTGGATCAAATGAAAATGATATTTGCATTGTGCAGAGATTATTCCGAGATAATAGGATATGAACCTGAAGAATTAAGAGAACTTCTAAAAGCTGAATTTTGTATAAAAAATTGTGTAGAAGATTTTTCATGTAGTCCTTACAAGAGAAATGCAGCTACTATGAAAATTGCAACTGATTTTATTCAATTTATTATTGAACATGCTTTAAATTTAACAGGTTGTACATTAAAAGTTGTAGAGGGACATGGTAAAAATAGAATTGTAAGGTCTGCAAGAGAGATAGTTCCTGATATAAGAAAATATGTTATAGCTTGTCTTATGAATAAGACTTGTGCAATATGTGGAGCTACAACAGAACAAAGAGAAATAGACCTACACCATTGGGATAGTGTAAATAGCATTGGGGGCTATGAACATGATGATGGATTGAAAACAAGGTTTATATCTTTATGTAGAGAACATCATACAGAGTTCCATAATATAGAAGCTAAAGCATTTTCTGAAAAATATCATATTGACGGAGTATGGCTTTCTGAAAATATAGTTAAAAAATTAAAAAAAGATAAAGTTTATCCAAACCATTTTAAAGCATTTAAGGAGACGGCAGAATGAGAAAATTAAAGTCAGAATTTATAAAAGACGAGCACAGAACACAACTTATGAAAGTATTTTACAACAGAATTCTTGACGGAGATGAGAAGAATTATGAGTTTATAGGTGTTTATGAATACAAGAATTATGAGATATACTTTGACCATATTCCTGATAAAAAGAAAATCATTAAGCATATTACAATTAAAAATATAAAAGGCAAGGAAATAAGACAAGATGATTTAGAGCTTATAGCAAATCATTTTGTAGGAGATAACTATTCTGTTCAATACGGCTTGTTTGATAATAATATGGCTAGCATTTGGGAAGAAAAAGGAACTGTCAACTAATGGCTGACAGTTCAAAATGACTATGTGAAAGTAAATAAAATTTATAAATATAATAATTATATAGTATAACGACGGTTAGGTCAAATCATAAAACGGTTAGGTGGAAACAAGAAATATAAAAACGGCTCATAAGAGCCGTAAATATATTGGTGGTTTATTTATTTTTATAAAATAAACGCACATAGTAACATACCATTACAAATTCTCTGGCAAAGATTAAGTAAGGTGTTACTAACTGAACGACTGGTAACCATTCAGCTAAAGTGTTGAAAAAAATGTGCATTATTCACCTCCTTGCAAAAGCTAAGGTGTAAAATAGCTAAATTCTTTTTCCCATTTAGCTCCCCAAACAGTATTAAGAACTATCTTAGGCTTGACTTCTAGGTTCGGTATGTAACTAGGTATTTCTCCCTAAAGATATTAAACTATTTAAGAAAAAAAGCTACCTTGCCAGTGGTAGCTTTCTCAGGTGATACTAATGCAAATTTTTTAACACTTTTAAAATTTTAAGTCCATATTACCAGTACAGACTTTTATAACACATTTTCAATAAATGTATAACAAAATTATATATTATATTTTCAAAAAAGTAAAGAAGAACATTAGAATTTTTTTAATAAACGGTTAGGTGGTAGTCAACTGATAGTTTACAACCACAGGAGGAAAAAATGCAGAAAAGAAATAGAAATGAATGGAAGAAAATAGTTACATCTGTAAAAGAAGTTCTAGGAATAGACTATAAAACTAGAGATATATATAATACAAAAGACTTGCAAAGTGCTATAAGAGAAATGGCTTTTATATATGCAAAAGAGAATAGAGAAGATGATGTAGCATATAATGCAGAAATAAAATTCTTGCAGTCACAAATTATAGAACTACAAAAACAAGCTAAAAAATATAGAGACATAGCAGAAGAAACTACAAAGGCAAATAATAATCTTATAAATAAATATGAAAATCAAAAAAGCAAATCTTGGTTGCAAAAGTTATTAGGATAGAAAAATAGTGAATGAAGAGGAATACAGATGAGAAAAATAAAACCTAAAATGACTAAAAAAGAAAAAATAGAGAATAAAAATAGAAAAGTAATAGATAAAATTTTTAGACCTGTACATAATACAGAAATTATATTAGCAACTTTTATAGATTATCTACAAGAAGATAGAGATTTATATAACAATAAAGAGACTTATATAAAACCTTATTTAAAAGGATATTTAACTTCTGTTATAAAGAAATTAAAAATCTTTATTCAATATGATGAGGTTATAAAACATAAAGGTTATAACAAAGTTAAAGACATTATAGAAAATAATTTTAAAGAAGAATTAAATTTAGATGTTAAATCTAGAAAAGAATTTTTTGAAAAAGAAAGTGAAGTTAATTGTAGATTATTTAAAACTTATGCATGTGCTTTAACTTGTGTAGGAACAGTCCATGACATGTTTGTCAAAAGAGAAAAAAGTCCAGTCTATAATGAATATAAAGCACAATTAAATAGTATATTAAAAGAGTTTAAGATATATGATAATTTTTGGCAAAATGAAGTTGAAAAAATATATGTAACAATAATCTAGGAGGAAAAATTGGAAGCATACAATTGTGAAGATTTAAAAAAAGATATATTATTACCAGATAAAAAAATAATAAATGATGAAGTAGAGAAAGAACTTCATAGTCATTATGAGAATACAGGAATAGAGCCTATTGACTTTATAATGGCAAATAAATACAGCTTTAATCAAGGAAATATAATTAAATATATTCATAGAGTAGGTAAGAAAGCTGGAGAAGAAAAAAAGGATATTATAAAAATTATAGATTATGCACTACTTACAGCCTATGAGAAAGGAATTGAAGTAGGAGAACAGGAACTACATAAAACAATTAACAACAGAATAGAATGGATAGCAAAAAGAAAATAAGGAGCTGAAAGCTGTGGAGATAATTTTACCGATATATATAAATACTAGTAAAAAGAAGTCAGTATATTTTTAAAATATTGTGAAGAAAATTTTCCGGAGTTAAAGGAGAAAATAATGGATAATATTATAACTCAAAGTGAATTAAAAGAATTATTTGAATATAATCATATGACAGGTATTTTTATAAGAAAAAAAAGAACAGCAATGAGGCAAAAAGTAGGAGAAATAGTTGGTGTTAATTGTAAAAAAGGTTATCTTAAATGTGGTATACACAATAAAGAATATTATTTACATAGATTAGCTTGGTTATATGTTTATGGATATTATCCAGATAAAATAGACCACATCAATCATAATAAGAAAGATAATCGTATATCAAATTTAAGAGAAGTTGACAATACTGAAAATCTAAGAAATATGACAAGAAGTAAAGCTAATACTTCTGGAATTACAGGAGTTTCTTATTCAAAGAGAGAAAAAAAATGGGTATCTCAAATATGTTATGAGAATAAAAGAATTGGAAAAAGATTTAAAACCAAAGAAGAAGCTATAAAGCAAAGAGAAGAGTGGAATAGAATTTATAAATTTCATAAAAATCATGGGGGAGAAAAAATTGAAACTAACAATAGAATTACCAATATATGCTAACACAAGTAAAAATAAAAAAGTTCTCGTTAGTTTAAATTGGTTTAGAAATGCTCACTATGGAATTAAAGATAAAGTTAAGAAACAATATAATGAAATCGTTTTTGAGCAACTGAGAGGGACTAGAAAGCCTTTTGATAAGAGAATAGGAGTAAAGTATCAGCTGTGGTATAAAAGAGGCGATTGTGACCTTATGAATGTAGTTAGTGTATTAGATAAATTTCTACTAGACGCATTAGTTCAAGCAGGAATGATAAAAGATGATAATGTAAATAAATATATTTCTTGTCATGCAGAAGTAGGTGGAAAAGATAGTGAAAATCCTAGATTAATTTGTATTATAGAAGAGGTGGAATAAATGATTTGGGTAGGAGTTTTAGCAGGGCTTATTATTATATTAGCACTTGGAATGGTTATTACTTGTTTTATTATAATTGATAAGAAGCTAGAAGAACTTGAAAAGTGATACGGAGGAACAGTGATTATATTTAAATGTAGTAAATGTAAGGCATACCTTGGAAAAATTGAGGATATGAACAAAATAGAACTCAAAGCTAAAAGAGGAGTAATTATAGAAAATAATTCTTTTATACTTAAATGCAAGTGTGGAGAGATTACTAAAATAGATATGACACCATTTTTGAATAAAAATGTAAGTAAAAAATAAATCTTTAGTATTAAATTACTAAGGATTTTTTATTTAACTACAATAAATATTAGGAAAAAACTTGACATTGTACGCATACAATGTTATAATATATTCAAGAGGGGAGGAAAAACAATATGATTGACTTTCTAGGGAAGATTCTTGTGATAGTTGAAACCATTAAATTGATTTATCAGATATTTAAATGGTTTCAAAATTTCATAAGGAGGCACAAAGGGCATTAAGCCCTTTCCTCCCTTCCCCTCTAAATTATTTAGGAGGTGTTAAGTATGAGCGATAAAATATGGCATGGACTTCTTATATTTGTTTTAGTGGGCAAAACAGTAGAATATTCATATAAACTATATAAGTGGTATGTAAATAAAAAAAATAAGAACTCTGAAAAATAGATTTCAAAGTTCTTATTTATTGATTAACTTTCTAGGTACTTAAATTATAAGTTATTTTTCGTAAAAAGTCAATGGAGGGACAAAATGGAAAATAGAAGAAAATTATCTTACAGAAAGCCTTCTAATAGAGGTGGAGGGCAATTTTCAATAAATATTCCAAAAGAATATATTGAAAAAATGAATATAACAGAGGAAGATAGAGAAGTTGTTATATCTTTTAATGAAAAAACAAAAGAAATTACTATTAAAAAAATTTAAAATAATATTAACAAACTATTGAAAATTAAAGAAAAAACATATATAATATAGATATAAAATTAAATACCAAAGGCTGTAACACAAAGGCTAGAAATATACTCAAGTAAATTGGGTACTTTTCTAGCCTTTTTTATTTTTTTAAGACTAGGAGGTGTAAAAATGAGTGAATAAATATGAGTTAGCAGAAAAAGATTATAAAAACGGAATGAAGTACAAAGATATAGCTGATAAATATGGAGTAACCATTAACACTGTGAAGTCTTGGAAACAGAGATACAGTTGGACAAAAAAGAGTGCAGAAAAAAAAACGAGTGTATGCACACAAAATAAAAAAAGTATGCACACAAAAAAAGATATTCCAACCAAACAAAAGAAAGAAATAGCGAGAGTTATGATAGAAGAGGGTGCAACTATAAGAGAAACCGCGGACAAAGTCGGACTTCCTAGAAGTACAGTAGGAGATATAAGTTCCAAAGAAAATCTTCAACAATCGCAGCTTAAATATCTAAAATCATTCCATGAGGATATGAGAGAAAGGATAAAAACTAATAAACTAAAAAGGCTTTCTCTTAATGAAGAAGCTCTATATTCTGTTGAAGAAGAAATAAATGCTGGAGAGGTTGGAAAAGCTACATTTGAAAAAATAAAACTTTCTGAAGAAATAGAGCAATCAATTTTTGAAGTGAACAGAATAGATAGATTAGAAAGGCTAGAACTTGAAAAGTTGAAAGTGATAAAACCTGATGAAGAAGATACAGAAGATAATATTCTTCAAATAGAGGTGTTGGACTAATGAAATTAAAAATAAAAAAACATTTCTATAAAGTATTAATGGACAATGATTTTGATATTCTTCTTATGATTGGCGGGTATGCAAGTGGAAAAAGTTTTACAGGATTTTTAAAAACAGCTTTACTTGCTACACAAGAGAAAAGAAAAATGTTAGTTGTCAGAAAAGTTTATTCAACTTTAAAAGATAGCTGTTTTGAAGATTTAAAAGAAGCCTTTGATACTTTAGGAGTCAGCAACAGGTGGAAGTTAATAAAATCTCCATATGAAGCAGAAAATAAGAGAAATAGCTCTAAAATCATTTTTAGAGGAATGGACGAATATAGAAAATTAAAATCTATAAAAAATATTGACTATATCTTAATTGAAGAAGCTGACGAATTGAGTATAGAAGATATAAAAGAACTTAGAAAAAGATTAAGAGTTCTTGGTATAAAAAAACATTTAGTTTTAATGTGTAACCCTGTTTCAAGATTATCTTCGATATATAGAATGTTCTTTACAGAAGAGGGATTTAACTTTGATGAAGAAGAACTTTATAAAAAAAGAACATTAACTAAAATTGACAGTATTACACTAGAGGACGGAACAAAAGAAAATTTTATTGTAAAAGTTCATCATTCGACTTACAGGGACAATCCATTTCTTCCTGCAAGTTTTATTTATGAGTTGGAAAGTGAAAAAGACCCTCGTATTAAAAGAATTGCTAGAGACGGGAAATTTGGAGCAGATGGAGATTTAGTTTTATATAATGCTGTATTTGAAGAAGATGTATATGAAAGATATGTTAAGGATAAACTTACTAAAAGGGACGAATACAGAGGTATTGACTGGGGGCATTCTATTTCATATACCTGTGGTTTGAAAATGGCAGTTAATAAAGTTCTAAATGAACTGTATGTATATTGGGAATATTATGATAAAGGTAAAACTACACAAGAGTTAATGCAAGGGTTACAGCCTATGAAAGATAATAATATTTCAATTTATGCAGATAGTGCTTCATCTCAAACAATAGCAGATTTTTATGATGAGGGATTTAACATTGACGGAGCAACAAAAGGAAAAGGCTCTGTTGAATACCACGAACAGCTGTTAAGAAGTTTTTCAAGGATTGTAATTGATATAAATAGATGTCCAAACACTAAAAAAGAGGCTGAGGAATGTGTATATAAGAAAGATAAAAACGGAGAAATTCAAGCAGGAAAATATAATCTTGATGCACACAGTTTTGACGCAATGAGTTATGGACTAGAAGAATATGATTTTATACCTTTAAAAAATAGACTTAGAAAGAAAAAATATATTGGTATTTAGGAGGTGAGAAATGGCAAAAGAGAATAAAGATAAAAAAGAAATTATTACATCAGCAGTTATTAAATTATTTAGCGAAAGTTCTCCTGAAACTAATAAGATAACAGATGAAACAATAGATAGGCTACTTTTAGATATTGATATTAGTTCAGCACTCAATAAGATTGAGAGAGAAGCAGCAGGAAGAGTATTAAGTGTTATAGCTGAAAATCCTGAAAATGACGAGCAAGCAAAAGAAATTAATCAAAGATTTTCAAATATAAAATTTAATAGAATTATAAATCATTTAATAACTGCAAGATATTATGGATATAGTTGTTTTGAGATAGTTTACAATAAAGATTTTACTATTAATTCATTAGTACCTATTCCATATAAGTATATTACATATAAGACATCTGATAAAAAATGGGTATTAAGAATAGGAACAAATGAAACTGATTTAAACAGAGATAAATTCTTATTATGTATTCATAAATGGAATCCTGCACAACCAACAGGAAAAACAATATTTGAAAGTTGCCAACAAGCATTTTTAGATAAAGAGATGTTCTCAAGACAATTAAGAGGACTAGCAGAAAAATATGGAGATACCATTATAGTATTCCCGTATAATGAAAACTTAGATGATAAAGAAGCTGCTGAAATTGGTAAAACAGTTTTAAATGCTAAAGGTAAAAATGCAATAGGTGTTCCTGTAAATAGAAATCATTCTTTAAAAGACAGTTTTGAATTTATAAGATTATCAGATTTAGACCCAGAGATATATACAAAATTATATGCAGTAGAAAAAGAAAAACTTATTCAAAATCTTTTAGGCTCTACATTAACACTTGAATCAAGTAGTAAAAACGGAAAAGGTACTCAAGCTCTAGGAGAGATACATAAAGAGGGATTTGAACAAGTAGTACAGGAAGTATGTAATTTCTGTTCAGATAGCTTATATCAGTTAATACAGCTTGACAGTGAATATTTTGGATATGACGCAACTTTATTTACTTGGAAACTTGAAAAAGTAGTTACTGAGGAGGAACAAGCTGAAATTGATAAAAAACAGCAAGAGTTTATTGGAATAAAACTAGATAATATCAATAAACTTTCAACAGCAGGTTATGAATTAGAAAATGAATATCTTGGAGAATACTTAGGTATAGATTATACAAAGATATTAAAAAAAACTAATTCAGTTATAAATATAAAAGAGTTTGCTGAAGAAGAAGATAAGAAATTATTTAATACTATTGAGGGGGCAAATACATTTAATGCTTATGTTCTTTCAAAATTAAATAAGTTTACAGAGAATATTTCACAACAAATTATTGAACAAGTAATGAATATAAAAGAAGGAGATGATTTTGTACTCAACTTAGATTATTCAATGCTTGAAGATGATTTAATAATTTCAAGAATAAAAGGTTTCAGCAATTCAAGATATACAACTTTTAATGAAGTTATAGAAGAATTTGACCCATTCAAAATGAAATTTGAGGAAGCTATAAAATCTTTCTTAGATAAAATGCCTGTATTATATGACACGATAGAAGAAGTGACAGAAGATGTCAGAGCAAATTTTGTATGGCTTAAGAAATCAAACGATTTAGAAATTACTACAAGATTATTTGATAGCATGAAGAAATCACTTGAAAATGGAACTACATTTAAACAATGGATAAAAGATTGTGAAGAAGCTATTAATAAAGCAGGATTAGGTAAACAAGGTTATTACTTAGAGAATGTTTATAGAACTAATATGATGACACAATACAGCATAGGAAACTTTAAGCAGCAAATGGAAGTTGTAGAAGATTATCCATATTGGGAATATTCAGCAATAGAAGACAATAGAACTTCTAATATATGCAGACAGCTTGACGGAGTTGTAAAAAGATATGATGATTCGTTTTGGAGTGCATACTATCCACCTAATCATTTTCATTGTCGTTCAACTGTAATTTCTCGTAATAAAGAGGAACTTAAGAAATACAATCTTAAAATCTCTAAAGATGTTTTTGAAGTAGATATAAAAGGATTTAAAGGTAATCCTGCTGAAAGCTACTGGAATAATATAAAAATGACGGCAGGAGAAAAAGGCAGACAAGGAACTTTTAAATGGGAGTAAAAACATCAGGAACAGCTAAAAAGAAATTAAAAGAGATTTTAAAGAGATGTAAAAATCTTAAAGAGCCTATGACAAGAATATCAGTTGATATGAAAAATGAAATCCGTGGAAATATTGACAGAGGACATAGTTTTGACGGGATAAAGTGGAAAAAATCTAAAAGAGCAAGCGAAGAAGGTGGTAAGACTTTAAAAGATACTGGCAGACTTTATAACTCTTTTAGAAATACAGCAGGTAGAAATTATGCAAGAGTTGGTACGAATGTTATATATGCAAGGACATTAAATCAGGGAGCAGATAAAGGCGAATTTGGAGAAGTTTCTTTCACTGTAAGACAGCACAGCAGGAGATTAAAGAAGTATAGAAAAAGAATTACAGTTAGAAGCTATTCAAGAACAGCAAAAGTTCCTTGGGGAGATATTCAAGCATATAGATACATGGGTATTAACCAAGAAATGAAAAGAAAATACATAGCAATTTTAACAAAATATATTATAAAAGGACGGTAAAAAATGAAAATTACAAATTTAAAATTTAGAGTACCAAAACAAAATGCAGGAAATCTTAAATCATATGTAGATATTACTTTTAATGATTGCTTAGTAATTCATAATGCAAAAGTAGTTGAAGGTAAAAATGGTTTAATAGTTTCTATGCCAGCAACTAAGATTAATAAAAAATTTGTAGATATAGTTCACCCAATCACAGCAGAGTTTAGAAAATATATTACAGACGAAGTTGTGACAAAATATACAGAATTAAAAAAATAGAAGAAAGGAGGAATGACAATGCCTAAAATATTTAAAGCAGGAAATTATGGAAAAAAAGGTAACTATTCAACAGAAACTTTAAAGTCTTGGGTAGGAAAAGAATTTTCAATTACAGCGGGGCATGTAAATGATTGGATAAAAAATGGTTATCCAGTAACAGCTATTCCTATTGCAGGAAGTTGTAAAGTAACTGATGTAGATAGTGAGGGATATTTAATTGGAGAGTTCTCTTATAACTCTTTCGGAGATAGTATAAAAGAACAATATCCTAATTTATCAATCGGAATAGGAGAAAATGGAGAACCTAATCATCTTGCTATCTTAGGATATGCACCACCACATCTTAAAGATTTAGACCAATCTTTTAGTGAGTTTTCACAAGATTTAACAGCTATGGAAAATACAGAAACAATAGAATTTGCAGAAGAAGATAATCAAAGCAAAATTGATGAGTTTGTAGAGTATTTAAAAGGAATAGATTCTACAAAAGTAAAATTGCAAAATTTATTTGATGTAATGTGGGAAAAAGATAATGAGAAATATTATGCTGAAAAATTAAAAGAAGCAGGATATACAGTTGAAAAAACAACAGAGTTTTCAGCAGATACTTTAAAAACTATTGCAGATACTCTAGGAATGATAGTTACTAATAAACCTGTAAATAACTTAACACCTGAAGAAATTTATACAAGAGC
The sequence above is drawn from the Fusobacterium perfoetens genome and encodes:
- a CDS encoding putative HNHc nuclease; the protein is MQYVIDIDRENNHIKVLVPSAKGTITEEKVKNFFGVLKQSTWEVEPVQRLSLDQMKMIFALCRDYSEIIGYEPEELRELLKAEFCIKNCVEDFSCSPYKRNAATMKIATDFIQFIIEHALNLTGCTLKVVEGHGKNRIVRSAREIVPDIRKYVIACLMNKTCAICGATTEQREIDLHHWDSVNSIGGYEHDDGLKTRFISLCREHHTEFHNIEAKAFSEKYHIDGVWLSENIVKKLKKDKVYPNHFKAFKETAE
- a CDS encoding DUF3310 domain-containing protein — its product is MEAYNCEDLKKDILLPDKKIINDEVEKELHSHYENTGIEPIDFIMANKYSFNQGNIIKYIHRVGKKAGEEKKDIIKIIDYALLTAYEKGIEVGEQELHKTINNRIEWIAKRK
- a CDS encoding HNH endonuclease, with the translated sequence MDNIITQSELKELFEYNHMTGIFIRKKRTAMRQKVGEIVGVNCKKGYLKCGIHNKEYYLHRLAWLYVYGYYPDKIDHINHNKKDNRISNLREVDNTENLRNMTRSKANTSGITGVSYSKREKKWVSQICYENKRIGKRFKTKEEAIKQREEWNRIYKFHKNHGGEKIETNNRITNIC
- a CDS encoding helix-turn-helix domain-containing protein; protein product: MNKYELAEKDYKNGMKYKDIADKYGVTINTVKSWKQRYSWTKKSAEKKTSVCTQNKKSMHTKKDIPTKQKKEIARVMIEEGATIRETADKVGLPRSTVGDISSKENLQQSQLKYLKSFHEDMRERIKTNKLKRLSLNEEALYSVEEEINAGEVGKATFEKIKLSEEIEQSIFEVNRIDRLERLELEKLKVIKPDEEDTEDNILQIEVLD
- a CDS encoding PBSX family phage terminase large subunit, which produces MKLKIKKHFYKVLMDNDFDILLMIGGYASGKSFTGFLKTALLATQEKRKMLVVRKVYSTLKDSCFEDLKEAFDTLGVSNRWKLIKSPYEAENKRNSSKIIFRGMDEYRKLKSIKNIDYILIEEADELSIEDIKELRKRLRVLGIKKHLVLMCNPVSRLSSIYRMFFTEEGFNFDEEELYKKRTLTKIDSITLEDGTKENFIVKVHHSTYRDNPFLPASFIYELESEKDPRIKRIARDGKFGADGDLVLYNAVFEEDVYERYVKDKLTKRDEYRGIDWGHSISYTCGLKMAVNKVLNELYVYWEYYDKGKTTQELMQGLQPMKDNNISIYADSASSQTIADFYDEGFNIDGATKGKGSVEYHEQLLRSFSRIVIDINRCPNTKKEAEECVYKKDKNGEIQAGKYNLDAHSFDAMSYGLEEYDFIPLKNRLRKKKYIGI
- a CDS encoding phage portal protein family protein, producing MAKENKDKKEIITSAVIKLFSESSPETNKITDETIDRLLLDIDISSALNKIEREAAGRVLSVIAENPENDEQAKEINQRFSNIKFNRIINHLITARYYGYSCFEIVYNKDFTINSLVPIPYKYITYKTSDKKWVLRIGTNETDLNRDKFLLCIHKWNPAQPTGKTIFESCQQAFLDKEMFSRQLRGLAEKYGDTIIVFPYNENLDDKEAAEIGKTVLNAKGKNAIGVPVNRNHSLKDSFEFIRLSDLDPEIYTKLYAVEKEKLIQNLLGSTLTLESSSKNGKGTQALGEIHKEGFEQVVQEVCNFCSDSLYQLIQLDSEYFGYDATLFTWKLEKVVTEEEQAEIDKKQQEFIGIKLDNINKLSTAGYELENEYLGEYLGIDYTKILKKTNSVINIKEFAEEEDKKLFNTIEGANTFNAYVLSKLNKFTENISQQIIEQVMNIKEGDDFVLNLDYSMLEDDLIISRIKGFSNSRYTTFNEVIEEFDPFKMKFEEAIKSFLDKMPVLYDTIEEVTEDVRANFVWLKKSNDLEITTRLFDSMKKSLENGTTFKQWIKDCEEAINKAGLGKQGYYLENVYRTNMMTQYSIGNFKQQMEVVEDYPYWEYSAIEDNRTSNICRQLDGVVKRYDDSFWSAYYPPNHFHCRSTVISRNKEELKKYNLKISKDVFEVDIKGFKGNPAESYWNNIKMTAGEKGRQGTFKWE
- a CDS encoding phage virion morphogenesis protein, coding for MGVKTSGTAKKKLKEILKRCKNLKEPMTRISVDMKNEIRGNIDRGHSFDGIKWKKSKRASEEGGKTLKDTGRLYNSFRNTAGRNYARVGTNVIYARTLNQGADKGEFGEVSFTVRQHSRRLKKYRKRITVRSYSRTAKVPWGDIQAYRYMGINQEMKRKYIAILTKYIIKGR
- a CDS encoding SpoVG family protein yields the protein MKITNLKFRVPKQNAGNLKSYVDITFNDCLVIHNAKVVEGKNGLIVSMPATKINKKFVDIVHPITAEFRKYITDEVVTKYTELKK